Proteins from one Candidatus Margulisiibacteriota bacterium genomic window:
- a CDS encoding deoxyribonuclease IV (Assists in DNA repair by cleaving phosphodiester bonds at apurinic or apyrimidinic sties to produce new 5' ends that are base-free deoxyribose 5-phosphate residues): MKSGKNRLLGAHMSVSGGCDKSIDRGVSIGCTAIQIFTGFNNRWQSKAISSDILSAFDQKRSKVDIVFAHNNYLVNLASPDPVIASKSFASMLDEVARAGQLSLPYLIIHPGAHMGAGEKRGVHLVAQRLNELIDQTNDSDVRILLETTSGQGTVLGSTFEHLAEIIANIKDQKRIGICFDTCHVFTSGYDIRTPEAYEKTFSEFDRIAGLDYLKVFHLNDSKHDIGTKKDRHEHIGDGYLGLSSFELLLNDYRFFSVPMVLETPKSDFNLLEEDKKNLAVLRALIK, encoded by the coding sequence ATGAAAAGCGGAAAAAATAGATTACTTGGCGCGCACATGTCGGTAAGCGGCGGCTGTGACAAAAGTATCGATCGAGGAGTTTCCATTGGATGTACGGCAATTCAGATTTTTACCGGATTTAATAACCGGTGGCAATCAAAAGCTATATCAAGCGATATCCTCTCCGCTTTTGATCAGAAAAGATCTAAGGTAGATATAGTTTTTGCACATAACAATTACCTGGTTAACTTAGCATCTCCTGATCCGGTCATTGCTTCGAAATCCTTTGCATCTATGCTTGATGAAGTGGCGAGAGCCGGACAATTGTCATTACCCTATTTAATCATTCATCCTGGGGCACACATGGGCGCGGGAGAGAAACGCGGCGTACACCTTGTTGCCCAACGCCTTAATGAACTTATCGATCAAACAAACGATTCTGATGTCCGAATATTGCTGGAAACTACCTCCGGACAAGGAACGGTTCTTGGTTCTACGTTTGAACATTTAGCTGAAATAATAGCGAACATCAAGGATCAAAAGAGGATCGGTATTTGTTTTGATACTTGTCATGTCTTTACTTCCGGTTACGATATCCGTACGCCGGAAGCCTATGAAAAGACTTTCAGCGAGTTTGACCGGATTGCCGGATTAGATTATCTAAAAGTTTTTCATTTGAATGATTCAAAACATGATATCGGAACAAAAAAGGACCGGCATGAACACATTGGAGACGGCTATCTGGGCTTAAGTTCCTTCGAATTATTGCTGAATGACTATCGATTCTTTAGTGTGCCGATGGTGCTTGAAACACCAAAGTCCGATTTTAATCTCCTAGAAGAAGACAAGAAAAATCTGGCGGTGTTACGAGCTCTCATCAAATAA